The following coding sequences are from one Lolium rigidum isolate FL_2022 chromosome 6, APGP_CSIRO_Lrig_0.1, whole genome shotgun sequence window:
- the LOC124666107 gene encoding uncharacterized protein LOC124666107 isoform X1 — protein MATVAGAGGGKMLPRRRRLPLGDLTNLPSSTSVVTRLKPAARSKPRSSPTACSSTSSIGSSTVPRCAPPPPPPPPLSVAVIKGKDKPTRELQSSTAHLKKIRKISKPKVKTGDALPVASSPPSKKPRKLTRGEPLHMDPLDQSSGELLPNVKTGDVLPWASSPPSKKTRKVTREEPLHMDLSDQSSGEPLPLPSQDFIEERRAYFAEIDAFEMVEEFVSSESDLQ, from the exons atggccaCCGTAGCCGGGGCCGGAGGCGGGAAGATGctgccgcggcggcgacggctgcCCCTCGGCGACCTCAccaacctcccctcctccacctccgtcgtCACCCGCCTCAAGCCCGCCGCGCGATCCAAGCCCCGCTCAAGCCCCACCGCCTGCAGCAGCACCAGCAGCATAGGCTCCTCCACCGTCCCCCGctgcgctccgcctcctcctccccctccgcctCTCTCCG TTGCTGTGATCAAGGGCAAGGACAAACCCACAAGGGAGCTTCAAAGTTCTACTGCTCACCTAAAGAAGATTCGAAAGATCAG TAAACCAAAGGTGAAGACTGGAGACGCACTGCCTGTGGCGTCATCACCTCCCAGCAAAAAGCCAAGGAAG CTAACAAGGGGAGAGCCCCTGCACATGGATCCTTTGGACCAGAGTTCTGGTGAGCTGCTACCAAATGTAAAAACTGGAGACGTGCTGCCTTGGGCATCATCACCTCCTAGCAAAAAGACAAGGAAG GTAACAAGGGAAGAGCCACTACACATGGATCTTTCCGACCAGAGTTCTGGTGAGCCGCTACCATTACCAAGTCAGGATTTCATCGAGGAGCGGAGAGCCTACTTTGCGGAGATCGATGCGTTTGAGATGGTTGAGGAGTTTGTTTCATCAGAAAGTGACCTACAGTAG